A single region of the Plantactinospora soyae genome encodes:
- a CDS encoding sigma-70 family RNA polymerase sigma factor has product MARGAFGDAEEFARARLDALRRFAYLISGSAAEADDLAQIAVVEVWQRWRKAGDNPEAYARQVIVTRNVSRWRRSRREVPSDEVDHRPDDPAGAVVTNGALWQALQELGKPERTVVVLHVLYRYTFSEIAAICGDPPGTVSSRYARARRALRTHLATTQPAIRSARG; this is encoded by the coding sequence ATGGCCCGTGGTGCGTTCGGCGACGCCGAGGAGTTCGCTCGGGCGCGCCTGGACGCGCTGCGGCGGTTCGCGTACCTGATCAGCGGCAGCGCCGCCGAGGCGGACGACCTGGCCCAGATCGCGGTGGTCGAGGTCTGGCAGCGGTGGCGCAAGGCCGGGGACAACCCCGAGGCGTACGCCCGGCAGGTCATCGTGACCCGGAACGTGAGCCGGTGGCGACGGTCGCGCCGGGAGGTGCCGAGCGACGAGGTCGACCACCGGCCCGACGATCCGGCCGGAGCCGTGGTGACCAACGGCGCGCTGTGGCAGGCGTTGCAGGAACTCGGCAAGCCCGAACGCACCGTCGTCGTGCTGCACGTGCTCTACCGGTACACCTTCAGCGAGATCGCGGCGATCTGTGGCGATCCACCGGGCACGGTTTCCAGCCGGTACGCGAGGGCCAGACGGGCCCTGCGAACACATCTGGCAACCACCCAGCCGGCGATTCGGAGCGCACGTGGCTGA
- a CDS encoding ABC transporter substrate-binding protein has protein sequence MEDGRLAEEVVATLTQAQAALPPAAPGAIATIRERYRRRRRQRAGLASAAVAILVLAVTLTGAELTRGRGLSPVPPANGGTATIRVWAITPPGQDSALRQLVDRYNRSAEADVELFTFGNDDYKEKLRTSVDSSDGPDVFVSWGGATLARLARAGRLADLAGPPAAVDRFLPSALAGGMVDGRQYGLPMSGTHPTVLFYNKDVFTRSGLTPPRSYADLLSLVDEFKSDGITPLALGGAQGWTELMYVMYLAERIGGPGTTADIVEGRPGAWSKPAVAQALLAAQDLAERGAFGDDFSSLGYDDGGAPRLLATGRAAMQLMGTWEYPTQLAQNPDFVLGGRLGWVPFPSMAGGAGNPADLVGIPAQYFSVTAASRHRETAIEFVRDVTADAYLDDLVTDGEVPPVTDAADRLRSTDHAGFAVSVHELVARAPSYSLAWDQALEPGTATRLNANLQRLFRSELTPEQFAAAMAGG, from the coding sequence GTGGAGGATGGGAGGCTCGCCGAGGAGGTCGTCGCCACCCTCACCCAGGCGCAGGCCGCGCTGCCACCGGCCGCTCCCGGCGCCATCGCGACGATCCGCGAGCGCTACCGGCGCAGACGGCGGCAGCGCGCCGGGCTCGCCAGTGCGGCGGTCGCGATCCTGGTCCTGGCGGTCACCCTGACCGGGGCGGAACTGACCCGGGGGCGGGGGCTGTCTCCGGTGCCCCCGGCGAACGGCGGTACGGCGACGATCCGGGTGTGGGCCATCACCCCGCCGGGGCAGGACTCGGCCCTGCGGCAACTGGTGGACCGGTACAACAGGTCGGCCGAGGCCGACGTCGAACTGTTCACCTTCGGCAACGACGACTACAAGGAGAAGCTGCGTACCTCGGTCGACTCGTCGGACGGCCCGGACGTCTTCGTCAGCTGGGGCGGCGCCACCCTCGCCCGGCTCGCCCGTGCGGGTCGACTGGCCGACCTGGCCGGGCCACCGGCCGCCGTCGACCGGTTCCTGCCCAGCGCCCTGGCCGGCGGCATGGTCGACGGCCGGCAGTACGGACTGCCGATGAGCGGTACGCATCCGACGGTGCTCTTCTACAACAAGGACGTCTTCACCCGGTCCGGGCTGACTCCGCCGCGCAGTTACGCCGACCTGCTGTCCCTGGTGGACGAGTTCAAGTCCGACGGGATCACCCCGTTGGCGCTGGGCGGCGCCCAGGGCTGGACGGAGCTGATGTACGTGATGTACCTGGCCGAACGGATCGGCGGCCCCGGGACCACCGCCGACATCGTGGAAGGCCGGCCGGGCGCCTGGTCGAAACCGGCGGTGGCGCAGGCGTTGCTGGCCGCGCAGGATCTCGCCGAGCGGGGCGCGTTCGGTGACGACTTCTCCTCCCTCGGCTACGACGACGGCGGCGCGCCGCGCCTGCTGGCGACCGGGCGGGCCGCGATGCAGCTGATGGGAACCTGGGAGTACCCCACCCAGCTGGCCCAGAATCCGGACTTCGTCCTCGGCGGCCGACTGGGCTGGGTGCCGTTCCCGAGCATGGCCGGCGGGGCGGGAAACCCGGCGGACCTGGTCGGGATTCCGGCCCAGTACTTCTCGGTCACCGCCGCCAGCCGACACCGGGAGACCGCGATCGAGTTCGTCCGGGACGTCACCGCCGACGCCTACCTCGACGACCTGGTCACCGACGGCGAGGTGCCCCCGGTCACCGACGCCGCCGACCGGCTGCGGAGTACGGACCACGCCGGGTTCGCCGTCTCCGTGCACGAACTGGTGGCGCGGGCGCCGTCGTACAGCCTCGCCTGGGACCAGGCGCTGGAGCCGGGCACCGCGACGAGGTTGAACGCCAACCTGCAACGGCTGTTCCGATCGGAACTCACCCCGGAGCAGTTCGCGGCGGCGATGGCCGGCGGCTGA
- a CDS encoding endo-1,4-beta-xylanase, with translation MRKFRIVLVGVLAAGSLYSIGPSTATAAPTKVTGGIAAQVATGGSVAHVPPAPSTDLPLRTLAREHGLGIGTAVDMTALDADPEYRSRVAREFSAVTAENVMKWESLEPARGEYNWAPADELVDFARRNGQKVHGHTLLWHNQLPAWLTQGVADGSISPAELRTIVRNHITTVVKHFRGKIRAWDVVNEAFTDGDSPVLRDTIFRQHLGPNYIADALRWAHAADPSAKLFLNDYATDNINPKSTAYYELAKQLLKQRVPLHGMGFQGHLDLQYPLPIDAPENLRRFDRLGLQTAFTEVDVRFFLPVDTYKTAGQVGSFNTLLQACLLTPRCVMFTVWGFSDKYSWVPGWFDGQGSATPMDENFQPKPAYRGLQQVLAVASDPNSRRGF, from the coding sequence ATGAGAAAGTTTCGGATCGTTCTCGTCGGCGTACTGGCCGCCGGTTCGCTTTACTCGATCGGACCATCGACCGCCACCGCCGCGCCGACGAAGGTGACCGGCGGGATCGCCGCGCAGGTGGCGACCGGAGGCAGCGTCGCGCACGTACCCCCGGCCCCGTCCACGGACCTGCCGCTGCGGACGCTGGCCCGCGAGCACGGCCTGGGCATCGGCACCGCGGTCGACATGACCGCCCTGGACGCCGACCCCGAGTACCGCTCCCGGGTGGCCCGGGAGTTCTCCGCGGTGACCGCGGAGAACGTGATGAAGTGGGAGTCGCTGGAGCCGGCCCGGGGTGAGTACAACTGGGCGCCGGCCGACGAGCTGGTCGACTTCGCCCGGCGCAACGGGCAGAAGGTGCACGGTCACACCCTGCTCTGGCACAACCAGCTTCCCGCCTGGCTGACCCAGGGCGTCGCCGACGGCTCGATCAGCCCCGCCGAGCTGCGTACCATCGTCCGGAACCACATCACCACCGTGGTGAAGCACTTCCGGGGCAAGATCCGCGCCTGGGACGTGGTCAACGAGGCGTTCACCGACGGCGACAGCCCGGTACTGCGTGACACGATCTTCCGGCAGCACCTCGGCCCGAACTACATCGCCGACGCCCTGCGCTGGGCGCACGCCGCCGACCCGAGCGCCAAGCTCTTCCTGAACGACTACGCGACCGACAACATCAACCCGAAGAGCACCGCGTACTACGAGCTGGCCAAGCAACTGCTCAAGCAGCGGGTCCCGCTGCACGGCATGGGCTTCCAGGGCCACCTGGACCTCCAGTACCCGCTGCCGATCGACGCGCCGGAGAACCTGCGCCGGTTCGACCGGCTCGGCCTGCAGACCGCGTTCACCGAGGTCGACGTGCGGTTCTTCCTGCCGGTCGACACGTACAAGACGGCCGGACAGGTGGGCAGCTTCAACACGCTCCTCCAGGCCTGCCTGCTCACCCCGCGCTGCGTGATGTTCACCGTGTGGGGCTTCAGCGACAAGTACTCCTGGGTTCCCGGCTGGTTCGACGGCCAGGGCTCGGCCACCCCGATGGACGAGAACTTCCAGCCCAAGCCGGCCTACCGGGGCCTGCAGCAGGTACTCGCCGTCGCCTCGGACCCGAACAGTAGGCGCGGCTTCTAA
- a CDS encoding DUF1622 domain-containing protein produces MPEEWLGRVVQVLVTIVEAVGAAVIFIGAVWTAARFVVTGIRHRSAAVFTPIRLSLGRFLTLGLEFQLAADILRTAVSPSFGQLGRLAAIATIRTALNYFLGREIRSEQRQLGGPAADRRAGDPAADRRPGDPAADRRSESATDHR; encoded by the coding sequence TTGCCCGAGGAGTGGCTGGGGCGCGTCGTCCAGGTGCTGGTCACCATCGTCGAGGCGGTGGGAGCGGCGGTGATCTTCATTGGAGCGGTCTGGACGGCCGCCCGGTTCGTGGTGACCGGGATCCGGCACCGCTCCGCCGCCGTCTTCACCCCGATCCGGCTGTCGCTGGGCCGGTTCCTCACGCTGGGGCTGGAGTTCCAGCTCGCCGCGGACATCCTGCGTACCGCCGTCTCGCCGAGCTTCGGGCAACTCGGCCGGCTGGCCGCGATCGCCACGATCCGGACCGCGCTGAACTACTTCCTCGGCCGGGAGATCCGCTCGGAACAGCGACAACTCGGCGGCCCGGCCGCTGACCGGCGAGCTGGCGATCCGGCCGCTGACCGGCGCCCCGGCGATCCGGCGGCCGATCGGCGATCCGAGAGCGCGACGGACCATCGATGA
- a CDS encoding DUF427 domain-containing protein, with translation MNDYPRTIVPIDHVEPAARRIRAVLNGEMVLDTRNARYVWEWPHYPHYYIPFVDVNQEMLVDEQDVEQYSRGTARQYGLRVGDTYHPGVVRVHTEKSIEGLPDMVRFEWDALDAWFEEDEEVFVHPRDPYTRVEALRSTRHVRVELDGTLLAETRSPVLVFETGVPVRYYLNRTEVDLGRLTATDTITACPYKGRTSNYWSVRTDGTTHQDVAWAYDFPSHVLQPIAGMVCFFNERTDLIVDGERLTRPQTRWSR, from the coding sequence GTGAACGACTATCCACGCACGATCGTTCCGATCGACCACGTCGAGCCGGCGGCCCGACGGATCCGCGCCGTCCTCAACGGCGAGATGGTGCTGGACACCAGGAACGCCCGGTACGTCTGGGAGTGGCCGCACTACCCGCACTACTACATCCCGTTCGTGGACGTGAACCAGGAGATGCTGGTCGACGAGCAGGACGTCGAGCAGTACAGCCGGGGAACGGCCCGCCAGTACGGTCTCCGGGTCGGTGACACCTACCACCCGGGCGTGGTCCGGGTGCACACCGAGAAGTCCATCGAAGGGCTGCCGGACATGGTGCGCTTCGAGTGGGACGCCCTCGACGCCTGGTTCGAGGAGGACGAGGAGGTCTTCGTCCATCCCCGCGACCCGTACACGAGGGTGGAGGCGTTGCGTTCGACCCGGCACGTACGGGTCGAACTCGACGGCACGCTGTTGGCCGAGACCCGGTCACCCGTGCTGGTGTTCGAGACCGGCGTACCGGTCCGCTACTACCTCAACCGGACCGAGGTGGATCTCGGCCGGCTGACCGCCACGGACACCATCACGGCGTGCCCGTACAAGGGGAGGACCAGCAACTACTGGTCGGTCCGGACCGACGGCACCACCCACCAGGACGTCGCCTGGGCGTACGACTTCCCCAGTCACGTGTTGCAGCCGATCGCCGGAATGGTGTGCTTCTTCAACGAGCGGACCGACCTGATCGTCGACGGTGAGCGGCTTACCCGGCCACAGACCCGCTGGTCGAGGTAG
- a CDS encoding glycoside hydrolase family 15 protein yields MGKAAIADHGLLADGRSAALVDREGSVNWWCPERFDAPSVFCRLLDSDGGHWSIRPSDDRFEVRREYLPDTLVLRTVFSTAHGEVSVTDGLVLEPGSRGHQIARRSPGVLVRVVEGRSGTVPLTLTYRPRFEYGRRTAYLLPRNGTLVATAGPTTLTMTSPVPLTCSGPDASARFAIDAGQRRTFVLAYRPTYHDVPPAGLDARDPLGDTVEGWRSWTGLHDYQGRYPDLVRHNALVLQGLTYQPSGAVIAAATTSLPERIGGDRNYDYRFAWLRDFSMTLRALWVAACPDEATRLFRWVASAVGQVDGQPVPIMFGVEGERDLTERRIETLRGYAGSSPVVVGNEAWRQRQLDVLGEVMDAAWRLRDYLDPLPPEVRDLLSSLADQAATSWREPDAGMWEARDAQRHYLSSKVFCWAALDRAVRFGDRIGDAADLARWAAARDEARETILREGWNADRGAYTGAFGSDKLDASVLIMPIVDFLPATDDRMRATIRRVEEELSDDGLLRRWDTDPAAFTLCSFMLVHCLALAGERDRAAAMFDRIAGTANDLGLFAEQVDPGTGEQLGNFPQAFSHIGLIIAAWELTTTEPAAV; encoded by the coding sequence GTGGGTAAGGCCGCCATCGCCGATCACGGGCTGCTGGCCGACGGGCGCAGCGCGGCGTTGGTCGACCGGGAGGGCTCGGTCAACTGGTGGTGCCCGGAGCGCTTCGACGCGCCCTCGGTGTTCTGCCGGCTGCTGGACTCCGACGGCGGCCACTGGTCCATCCGCCCGAGCGACGACCGGTTCGAGGTACGACGCGAGTACCTGCCCGACACGCTCGTGCTGCGTACGGTCTTCAGCACCGCGCACGGCGAGGTGTCGGTGACCGACGGACTCGTGCTGGAACCCGGTTCCCGGGGACACCAGATCGCCCGGCGGTCCCCGGGAGTGCTGGTCCGGGTGGTGGAGGGCAGATCGGGAACGGTTCCGCTGACGTTGACGTACCGCCCCCGGTTCGAGTACGGCCGCCGCACCGCCTACCTCCTCCCACGCAACGGCACGCTCGTCGCGACGGCCGGACCGACCACCCTGACGATGACCAGCCCGGTGCCGCTGACCTGCTCCGGCCCGGACGCGTCGGCCCGGTTCGCGATCGACGCGGGGCAGCGGCGGACGTTCGTCCTCGCGTACCGGCCGACGTACCACGACGTACCACCGGCTGGGCTCGACGCCCGGGACCCACTCGGCGACACGGTCGAGGGCTGGCGGTCCTGGACGGGCCTGCACGACTACCAGGGGCGTTATCCGGACCTGGTCCGGCACAACGCCCTGGTGTTGCAGGGGCTCACCTACCAGCCGAGCGGCGCCGTCATCGCGGCGGCGACCACCTCGTTACCGGAGCGGATCGGCGGGGACCGCAACTACGACTACCGGTTCGCCTGGCTGCGGGACTTCAGCATGACCCTGCGGGCGCTCTGGGTCGCGGCCTGCCCGGACGAGGCGACCCGGCTGTTCCGCTGGGTGGCCTCGGCGGTCGGCCAGGTCGACGGGCAGCCGGTACCCATCATGTTCGGGGTCGAAGGGGAGCGGGACCTGACCGAGCGGCGGATCGAGACGCTGCGCGGGTACGCCGGCAGCTCGCCGGTCGTGGTCGGCAACGAGGCGTGGCGGCAACGGCAGCTCGACGTACTCGGTGAGGTGATGGACGCGGCCTGGCGGCTGCGCGATTACCTCGACCCGCTGCCGCCGGAGGTACGCGACCTGCTCAGTTCCCTCGCCGACCAGGCGGCGACGAGCTGGCGGGAGCCGGACGCCGGGATGTGGGAGGCGCGTGACGCGCAGCGGCACTACCTGTCGTCCAAGGTGTTCTGCTGGGCGGCCCTGGACCGGGCGGTACGGTTCGGCGACCGGATCGGGGACGCCGCCGACCTGGCCCGCTGGGCGGCGGCCCGGGACGAGGCCCGGGAGACGATCCTGCGGGAGGGCTGGAACGCCGACCGGGGTGCGTACACCGGCGCGTTCGGCTCGGACAAGCTCGACGCCAGCGTCCTGATCATGCCGATCGTCGACTTCCTGCCGGCGACCGACGACCGGATGCGGGCCACCATCCGGCGGGTCGAGGAGGAGTTGTCCGACGACGGCCTGCTCCGGCGCTGGGACACCGATCCGGCGGCCTTCACCCTCTGCTCGTTCATGCTGGTGCACTGCCTCGCCCTGGCCGGCGAGCGGGACCGGGCCGCCGCGATGTTCGACCGGATCGCCGGCACCGCGAACGACCTGGGGCTCTTCGCCGAGCAGGTCGATCCGGGCACCGGCGAGCAGCTCGGCAACTTCCCACAGGCGTTCTCGCACATCGGACTGATCATCGCGGCCTGGGAGCTCACCACGACCGAGCCCGCCGCGGTGTGA